A part of Streptomyces sp. NBC_01235 genomic DNA contains:
- a CDS encoding HD-GYP domain-containing protein: MTFRRSLVALYTVAALLVAVSLLVTFTRCVQERPVALAFGILVAVGELIRWSGPGLREAAPLGAAGSLAYALVGEHAGHPTHHGVAQVVSVVVAASLLGSVPHLARGQGPVLDHLVRRVLAVGFAAVCFQPLYNRGVFDGWSGPAYALLLLALLVLTVLCDAVVAAVLAHSRTGWPFAPLLRDELRAVPGIGSAVCATGAVMALAVAVVGLWALPVFSVPLLLTQLSLRRYAAVRATYRQTIASLARATEIAGYTPAGHARRVAALSQAVGRDLGLPEAERAVLEYAALMHDIGQLSLVDPVPAGATAGLPVAEQRRIALLGGAVVRQTGAGAQVATVVERQADPYPEQPVAARIVRVVNAYEEKVQGSGPGGPLTALEELRLGTGGEYAPEVVEALARVLSRSCLTLPAGG, translated from the coding sequence ATGACCTTCCGCCGCTCCCTCGTCGCCCTCTACACCGTCGCCGCCCTCCTGGTGGCCGTCTCCCTCCTGGTCACGTTCACGAGGTGCGTGCAGGAACGTCCCGTCGCGCTCGCCTTCGGGATCCTCGTGGCCGTCGGTGAGCTGATCCGGTGGAGCGGGCCCGGGCTGCGCGAGGCCGCGCCGCTGGGTGCCGCCGGGTCGCTGGCCTACGCGCTGGTCGGAGAGCACGCCGGGCACCCCACGCACCACGGGGTCGCGCAGGTCGTGTCGGTGGTCGTCGCCGCCTCCCTGCTGGGCAGCGTGCCGCACCTGGCCCGCGGGCAGGGGCCCGTTCTCGACCACCTGGTCCGGCGGGTCCTGGCCGTCGGGTTCGCCGCCGTCTGCTTCCAGCCCCTCTACAACCGCGGGGTCTTCGACGGCTGGAGCGGCCCCGCCTACGCGCTGCTGCTGCTCGCGCTGCTCGTCCTGACCGTCCTGTGCGACGCCGTGGTCGCCGCCGTGCTCGCCCACTCCCGAACCGGCTGGCCGTTCGCCCCGCTGCTGAGGGACGAGCTGCGGGCCGTGCCCGGGATCGGGTCGGCGGTGTGCGCCACGGGCGCCGTGATGGCGCTCGCGGTGGCCGTCGTCGGGCTGTGGGCGCTGCCGGTGTTCTCGGTGCCGCTGCTGCTCACCCAGCTGTCCCTGCGCCGGTACGCGGCCGTCCGGGCCACCTACCGCCAGACCATCGCCTCCCTGGCCCGCGCCACCGAGATCGCCGGGTACACCCCGGCCGGGCACGCCCGCCGGGTCGCCGCCCTCAGCCAGGCCGTGGGCCGGGATCTCGGGCTGCCGGAGGCCGAGCGCGCCGTCCTGGAGTACGCGGCCCTCATGCACGACATCGGCCAGCTCAGCCTCGTCGATCCGGTCCCGGCCGGGGCCACGGCGGGCCTGCCGGTGGCGGAGCAGCGGCGGATCGCGCTGCTCGGCGGGGCCGTCGTCCGGCAGACCGGGGCGGGCGCCCAGGTCGCGACGGTCGTCGAGCGGCAGGCCGACCCCTACCCGGAGCAACCGGTGGCCGCCCGCATAGTCCGGGTGGTCAACGCGTACGAGGAGAAGGTGCAGGGTAGCGGTCCCGGCGGGCCCCTCACGGCCCTGGAGGAGCTGCGCCTGGGCACCGGCGGGGAGTACGCGCCCGAGGTGGTGGAGGCGCTGGCCAGGGTGCTGTCGAGGAGTTGTCTGACCCTGCCCGCGGGTGGGTAA
- a CDS encoding tetratricopeptide repeat protein, with product MRIFGKGRHRPSASWRQATDRAFTLIGDGRYEDAGALLTRAADLEPWLSESWFNLALLHKFRHDWEQARTAGLRAVALLDREAGAPDWWNVGIAATALQDWPLARRAWQAYGLHVPGHATGAGEPVGMELGSAAVRLSPEGEAEVVWGRRLDPARMEVLSIPLPSSGRRWGEVVLHDGVPHGERTTSAGHSYPVFDEIELWAPSPVPTWVVLLEAASEADRDALEQLAADAGFAAEDWSSSVRLLCRMCSESRMPSDEGDGEHLDPHDHSEPGHPGPLGHRTDGQLWMPERECGVAAPASLVRGLLDGWVADSPDSRDWRDLEEVC from the coding sequence GTGAGGATCTTCGGCAAGGGACGGCACCGGCCCTCCGCCTCCTGGCGGCAGGCCACAGACCGCGCGTTCACGCTCATCGGCGACGGGCGGTACGAGGACGCGGGCGCGCTGCTGACACGTGCCGCCGACCTGGAACCCTGGCTGTCCGAGTCCTGGTTCAACCTCGCCCTGCTGCACAAGTTCCGGCACGACTGGGAGCAGGCCCGCACCGCCGGTCTGCGCGCCGTCGCCCTGCTCGACCGCGAGGCCGGGGCGCCCGACTGGTGGAACGTCGGCATCGCCGCCACCGCCCTCCAGGACTGGCCCCTGGCCCGCCGCGCCTGGCAGGCGTACGGGCTGCACGTGCCCGGGCACGCCACGGGCGCCGGCGAGCCCGTCGGCATGGAGCTGGGCAGTGCGGCCGTCCGGCTGTCGCCCGAGGGCGAGGCCGAGGTGGTGTGGGGGCGGCGGCTGGACCCCGCCCGCATGGAGGTGCTGTCGATCCCGCTGCCCTCCTCGGGGCGGCGCTGGGGCGAGGTCGTGCTGCACGACGGGGTGCCCCACGGGGAGCGGACCACGTCCGCCGGTCACTCCTACCCGGTCTTCGACGAGATCGAGCTGTGGGCGCCGTCGCCCGTGCCGACCTGGGTGGTCCTCCTGGAGGCGGCCAGCGAGGCCGACCGGGACGCGCTGGAGCAGCTGGCGGCCGATGCCGGCTTCGCGGCGGAGGACTGGTCCTCCTCGGTGCGGCTGCTGTGCCGGATGTGCTCGGAGTCCCGGATGCCGTCCGACGAGGGTGACGGCGAGCACCTCGACCCGCACGACCACAGCGAGCCGGGCCACCCGGGCCCCCTCGGTCACCGCACCGACGGGCAGCTGTGGATGCCGGAGCGGGAGTGTGGCGTGGCCGCCCCGGCTTCCCTCGTGAGGGGGTTGCTGGACGGGTGGGTCGCCGACAGCCCCGACTCCAGGGACTGGCGGGATCTCGAAGAGGTGTGCTGA